A region of the Flavobacteriales bacterium TMED191 genome:
CCAGTTGATAAAAAAATTATTATTACTAGAGTGTGTGATTTTAAAAAACATAAAAACAAAACACAAATAAAAGATATTTCAATTCAATATTCAAAAGAAAATAGACTAACAATATCAAACAATATAGAGTCGTTTATTATTGAAAAATTGAAAATTGAAAATAAAAAGGAAATGACAGATAAAGAATTTTATAACGGATATATAAAAAACAAAAACCAAAACTACAAAATATCAATTATCATATAATTAATTCAAGGACTCAGTCTATTTATTTTCCATACAGATTTTTTTTTCTCGTACAAAAATCTGTCATGCATTCTATTTACACCGCCCTGCCAAAATTCAACTGAAGAAGGTTTAATATGAAAACCACCCCAAAATTCAGGTCTAGGGATAGTTTTATTTAAAAATTTTTTTTCAAAAATATTATAACGACTTATCATTTTTTTACGACTTAAAAGCTGACTACTTTGATTTGATGCCCAGGCAGAAATTTGTGATTTTCTTGGTCTTTTTTTAAAGTATAAATCAGATTTTCTTGCTAAAAGTTTTTCTGCAAATCCATTAACTCTAACTTGTCTCTGAAAATCAGGCCAAAAAAAACAAAGAGATACATTATTATTATCAATAATCTGACGAGCCTTTAAACTATTGTAATTAGTGTAAAATACAAATCCGGTTTTATCAAAGTCCTTTAATAAAACGACTCGGCTTCTAACTCCATTAACTTTATTATAGGTTGATAAAGTAACTGCATTAAAATCACCGTTTTGAGACAATTGGCTAAACCATATATCAAACTGAATCATTGGATGAGGATTCAGTTTGTCAAAATCTAAATTATCCAAATCATAGTTAATTCTAATATTTTCAATTTTTTTCATAAGAATAATATTCGACTTTAAAATTAGTATAAAATATTTTATATATTAACATTATGAAAAATGAAATAACAACAGGAACTATTTTAATATCTAAACCATTTATGGAAGATAAAAGGTTTGAAAAAACTGTAATTCTTATTACTGAGCACAATGAAAACGGATCAATAGGTTTTATTTTAAATAAAAATAACCCTGTTGATATATTAGAATTTATCCCTTCCCTACACAAAAAATCTATAACTATTAAGGAAGGTGGACCTGTTGACAAAAACAACCTATTCTTTATCCACAAACATCCTGACTTAATAAATAACTGTTTTAAAATAAAGGACGGTTATTTTTGGGGAGGAGATATTAATGACTTAGTTCAGGGAATGAATAGAGATGAAATTAAAACACATGAAATTTTATTTTTCACAGGATATGCCGGATGGGAAAAAAACCAATTGTTACAAGAGATAAATGAAGGTTCTTGGATTATTCAAAATACACATCTTGAAATGCTTGAAGAACCTATCAACTGGTCAAGGTTATTAATTGAAATAAACGAAGAATTTGAAGTGTGGACAACTGCCCCCTCTGATTTCCGCTTAAATTAAAAATTTCTGATTTAAGTCATTTATTATATTTGAAGAGATATTTTTATCATATACTTTATTTCCTAACCGATATACCCAACATAAACCGATTATGACATTTGAAATAAAAACTTCTTTTGCATTCATTAAGTCTGAAAAAGAAATACTTTGTTCTGAAATTTGATACTTTTTATCACTCAATAACACACTACGTAAAACTCCATTAATACAACCATCCTCTAACGGAGGGGTAATTATATTATCTAAATTATCAACAATAAAAATATTACCTTTGGAAGATTCAACAATATTATTATTACAATTAATTAATAATATATCATCATAGTTATTTTCACGAGCATAAATTGAAGACATTACATTAATTAAACGATTATTGCTCTTAATATTTGACAATGGTCCTTTAGGGATATAATTTTCTTTATAGAGGGAAATATTTAAACCTTTATTATCTAACTGATATAAACTCGCATTTAATAAATGTGATTCTATAATATAACTTGTATTATTTTCATCTGGACAATAATAACCAGAGCTATTTCTGAAAAAGGTAATTTTAACTCTTGCAGAATTAGAATTTAAATTATTCTCTTTTAAAAGACTTTCAATAAGTTCTTTAAAGGTTTCAATATTAAAATTACTTGGTTGTTTCATTTTAGTAATTAAAAAAGAACTAGCTATGCGAAAATAATGATCTTCCCAAAATAAAGGTAGCCCCATATAACATTTGACTGTTTCAAAAAATGAGTCACCATATTTTAACCCCCTGTTTTCTAATGAGACATTTAAGTCATTTTTATTAATCAATTGACTATTGTGATAAATTTTATCCATTTCTTATCATTTTTATATGTGGAATCTCATCTTCTAAAAATTCTTCTCCGATAGTCATGAAACCGAAAAACTCATAGAATTTAACTAAATAAACTTGAGCAGACATAACTAGAGTTTCATTATGATCAAATAAAGCAATTCCTTTTGTTAAAAGCTCTTTTCCAACACCTAGTCCTCTTAAATCTTTTCTTACTAATATCCGTCCAAATGAAATATTTGGATATAAAGTGCCAGCTGGAACAATTCGCATATAAGCAACTAGCTCAAATTCTTTATATGCCATTAGGTGAATAGAATTTAAATCATAATTATCTGCATCTAAATAATTACAATTTTGTTCGACAATAAAAACTTCTTGTCTTAATTTTAATAAATCATATAATTCATCTTTGGATAAATCATGATATTCCTTATGTATCCATTTAATCATAAATTAAACTCTTTTAACTTATTAAGGATTAAATTGTGACATTTATGATTCAAATCAAATGCATCGTGAAATGATCTTGAATCAATAGGTTCAAAAATATGAACAAATACATTTCCAGGTTTAATAAGCATAGTTACATCAGAAAACCTCTCTTGGGCATTCATTAAAGCAATTGGTATCACAGGAACTTTTGTTTCTAAAGCTAATCTAAATGCTCCATTTCTAAATTCATGTAATAATTTACTTTCTTGTAAGTTATAAGGATTATTTGACTTCACGTCTCCATTATTTCGCCACCCACCTTCAGGAAATAAAATAATAGAACACCCATCATTTAGAGCTCGCTTCATTGAATCAAAACCTTGTTGTCTAGATGCTTTATCTTCTCTTTTAACTGCAATTTGTCCAGAGTGTTTAGCCAAATAACCAAATAAAGGCCATTTGAAAACTTCAGCTTTACCAAGATATTTAATTTTATATGGAATTAAAGACGCAATAATAATAACATCCAGGTATGATTTATGATTTACAACATACACACATGGTTTTGAATATTTAATAGGAAAACTACCAGATGTAACTTTACGCATTCCAAATAAAAAAAGTAATATATTACCTACATAATAATTATATTGAACAAATATATTTCTACCAAAATCTCCTAAACAGAAAATTAGAAAAAGGTTAGGAATAAGCAGTGTCAAAAAAATAGACACAGTAATCAAAAAACACCAAAAAGTCCATAGTTTTAATAAAAGCTTCATTTTAAAAAATTAAAATATAACTCAAATATAAACATCTGTAATATTATTTTAACATTCTATTGTTTTATATTTGTCCTCTTATGAATATAGCATTTCACACATTAGGTTGTAAACTTAATTTTTCAGAAACATCATTTATAATAAATGATATTAAAAATGCAGGTTTTAAAGAAGTGAATTTTGATGAATTTGCAGATACATATGTCATCAATACATGTTCTGTAACTGAAAATGCAAATAAGGAATGTCAATACTTAGTAAGAAAAGTTTTGAAAAAAAATCCTGATGCAAAAATAGTTATTATGGGATGTTATGCACAACTAAAACCAGAAGAAATTGCAAGAATAAATGGTGTAGATTTAATTTTAGGAAATAATGAAAAGTTTAAACTTAAAAAGTTTTTAAGCAGTTTAAGTAAAAAAAATAACACACAAATTATAAGAAAGGATACTGAAGAATTAAATGATTTTCAATCTGCCTTTTCATCAGGGAATAGAACAAGATCATTTCTAAAAATACAAGATGGATGTAGCTATAAATGTAGTTTCTGTACAATCCCTCTAGCAAGAGGAAAAAGTAGAAGTGATAATGTGGAAAATATAATATCTCGCATTAAGGAAATAAAAAAAAATGATGTAAAAGAAATTGTATTGACTGGAGTTAATATTGGTGATTTTCAATCTCATAAGAATGAAAAATTTATTGACCTTTTAAAGGAAATTGATAAAATAAAAGATTTAAGAATAAGAATATCATCTATTGAACCAAATCTAATAAATAACGATATAATTAAATTAATTAGTAATTCAAAAATATTTGTTCCTCATTTCCATATTCCATTACAATCTGGTTCTGATACAATCCTAAAACTTATGAAGAGAAGATATTTAACTAAATATTATCAATCTCTAATTAA
Encoded here:
- the pdxH gene encoding pyridoxamine 5'-phosphate oxidase, whose amino-acid sequence is MKKIENIRINYDLDNLDFDKLNPHPMIQFDIWFSQLSQNGDFNAVTLSTYNKVNGVRSRVVLLKDFDKTGFVFYTNYNSLKARQIIDNNNVSLCFFWPDFQRQVRVNGFAEKLLARKSDLYFKKRPRKSQISAWASNQSSQLLSRKKMISRYNIFEKKFLNKTIPRPEFWGGFHIKPSSVEFWQGGVNRMHDRFLYEKKKSVWKINRLSP
- a CDS encoding YqgE/AlgH family protein; the protein is MKNEITTGTILISKPFMEDKRFEKTVILITEHNENGSIGFILNKNNPVDILEFIPSLHKKSITIKEGGPVDKNNLFFIHKHPDLINNCFKIKDGYFWGGDINDLVQGMNRDEIKTHEILFFTGYAGWEKNQLLQEINEGSWIIQNTHLEMLEEPINWSRLLIEINEEFEVWTTAPSDFRLN
- a CDS encoding aminotransferase class IV, which gives rise to MDKIYHNSQLINKNDLNVSLENRGLKYGDSFFETVKCYMGLPLFWEDHYFRIASSFLITKMKQPSNFNIETFKELIESLLKENNLNSNSARVKITFFRNSSGYYCPDENNTSYIIESHLLNASLYQLDNKGLNISLYKENYIPKGPLSNIKSNNRLINVMSSIYARENNYDDILLINCNNNIVESSKGNIFIVDNLDNIITPPLEDGCINGVLRSVLLSDKKYQISEQSISFSDLMNAKEVFISNVIIGLCWVYRLGNKVYDKNISSNIINDLNQKFLI
- a CDS encoding GNAT family N-acetyltransferase; this encodes MIKWIHKEYHDLSKDELYDLLKLRQEVFIVEQNCNYLDADNYDLNSIHLMAYKEFELVAYMRIVPAGTLYPNISFGRILVRKDLRGLGVGKELLTKGIALFDHNETLVMSAQVYLVKFYEFFGFMTIGEEFLEDEIPHIKMIRNG
- a CDS encoding 1-acyl-sn-glycerol-3-phosphate acyltransferase; the encoded protein is MKLLLKLWTFWCFLITVSIFLTLLIPNLFLIFCLGDFGRNIFVQYNYYVGNILLFLFGMRKVTSGSFPIKYSKPCVYVVNHKSYLDVIIIASLIPYKIKYLGKAEVFKWPLFGYLAKHSGQIAVKREDKASRQQGFDSMKRALNDGCSIILFPEGGWRNNGDVKSNNPYNLQESKLLHEFRNGAFRLALETKVPVIPIALMNAQERFSDVTMLIKPGNVFVHIFEPIDSRSFHDAFDLNHKCHNLILNKLKEFNL
- the mtaB gene encoding tRNA (N(6)-L-threonylcarbamoyladenosine(37)-C(2))-methylthiotransferase MtaB, with protein sequence MNIAFHTLGCKLNFSETSFIINDIKNAGFKEVNFDEFADTYVINTCSVTENANKECQYLVRKVLKKNPDAKIVIMGCYAQLKPEEIARINGVDLILGNNEKFKLKKFLSSLSKKNNTQIIRKDTEELNDFQSAFSSGNRTRSFLKIQDGCSYKCSFCTIPLARGKSRSDNVENIISRIKEIKKNDVKEIVLTGVNIGDFQSHKNEKFIDLLKEIDKIKDLRIRISSIEPNLINNDIIKLISNSKIFVPHFHIPLQSGSDTILKLMKRRYLTKYYQSLIKRINDNIENVCIGVDVIVGFPGESEDLFNETVNFIKSLNISYLHVFTYSERENTSAQRMNNSVPIHVRKYRSKVLRNLSDKKKRYFYQKNIGYVKEILFENQVIDGYIYGFSENYIKVQAKYNENLINKLQKFTIKNIQHNKTTFAQGTLTN